A window of Littorina saxatilis isolate snail1 linkage group LG7, US_GU_Lsax_2.0, whole genome shotgun sequence contains these coding sequences:
- the LOC138971245 gene encoding arylsulfatase B-like: MIRFDIVVGVAALAWLSSSSSLLSSAQPHNVKVDGATLVSEQTTGRPHTQQEPKQPPHIVFIVADDAGWNDFGWHNPEMITPNLDNLARKGVILDRNYMQPICTPSRSAYLSGYYPFHTGMQGSPLLMRATRSVPENIVLMPQYMKQAGYATHMVGKWHIGHCKWSLTPTRRGFDSFLGYYVGPLNYYNRSLTGFDQDGNYDFRLNEHVYHDDTMEYSSFRYARRAKEIIDDHNSSQPLFLYLAFENPHSPHMVPKEYENMYSHVKDDDRRIYSGMITALDDAVGNITQYLEDAGFMDNLLLIFSSDNGGGPGSDNSPLKGGKSTIWEGGTRVAAFAYSNNLLNKSGYVNNEMIHAVDWIPTFMEVAGLTPNRSLDGVSQWATIRDGAPSARFEFVYNIADNQKAIRFGDYKLVEGGGRGGGRGGVQEFGGMGPNFNGTGGFPHRGPGSMGGGGGGGGGGGGGRGGQGGGAGNSAPQEVTYELYNVIDDPSETTNIADKNPAILRQLQQRLGEWESTGVPVQVDVVTPESDPLNYDHIVTPGYC; this comes from the exons ATGATACGTTTTGACATTGTAGTCGGCGTTGCCGCCCTGGCTTGgttgtcatcgtcgtcgtcgttgctgTCGTCGGCCCAACCGCACAACGTTAAGGTGGACGGAGCGACTCTGGTGTCGGAACAAACCACGGGACGGCCGCACACCCAGCAAGAACCGAAACAACCTCCTCACATCGTCTTCATCGTCGCCGATGATGCTG GATGGAACGATTTCGGGTGGCACAACCCGGAAATGATCACACCTAACTTGGACAACCTGGCGAGGAAGGGAGTAATACTGGACAGAAATTACATGCAGCCCATATGCACTCC ATCTCGAAGTGCTTACCTGTCAGGTTACTATCCGTTCCACACCGGCATGCAG GGCTCTCCTCTGCTGATGAGAGCTACTCGCTCCGTACCAGAAAACATTGTCCTGATGCCACAGTACATGAAACAGGCAGGATACGCCACGCACATGGTTGGCAA GTGGCACATTGGTCACTGCAAATGGTCCCTGACGCCAACACGACGCGGGTTCGATTCCTTCCTGGGGTACTACGTTGGACCCCTGAACTACTATAACCGGTCTCTCACTG GGTTTGATCAAGATGGAAACTATGATTTCAGATTGAACGAACACGTCTACCATGATGATACCATGGAGTATAGTTCG TTTCGCTACGCTAGACGCGCGAAGGAGATCATCGATGATCACAACTCCAGCCAGCCCTTGTTCCTCTACCTTGCCTTTGAGAATCCTCACTCTCCTCACATG GTGCCAAAGGAATACGAAAACATGTACTCCCACGTCAAGGATGACGACAGACGCATCTACAGCG GCATGATAACGGCATTGGATGACGCGGTGGGCAACATCACTCAGTATTTGGAAGACGCGGGTTTCATGGACAACCTCTTGCTGATTTTTTCCTCTGAT AACGGCGGAGGCCCGGGGTCAGACAACTCCCCTCTAAAGGGAGGTAAGAGCACCATCTGGGAGGGCGGGACTCGTGTGGCAGCCTTTGCCTACAGCAACAACCTTCTCAACAAGTCAGGATACGTCAACAATGA GATGATTCATGCGGTTGACTGGATCCCGACCTTCATGGAGGTGGCAGGTCTAACTCCCA ACAGGTCGCTGGACGGGGTCAGCCAGTGGGCCACCATCAGGGACGGGGCTCCCAGCGCGCGCTTTGAGTTCGTCTACAACATTGCTGACAACCAAAAAGCCATCAG GTTTGGAGACTACAAACTCGTAGAAGGAGGCGGAAGAGGAGGTGGACGAGGAGGAGTTCAAGAATTTGGAGGAATGGGGCCGAACTTTAACGGAACGGGAGGTTTCCCCCACAGAGGCCCAGGCAGcatgggaggaggaggaggaggaggaggaggaggaggaggaggccgAGGTGGTCAGGGAGGTGGGGCAGGAAACAGTGCTCCGCAGGAAGTGACCTACGAACTGTACAACGTCATTG ATGACCCCAGTGAAACGACCAACATCGCCGATAAGAACCCCGCGATCCTACGACAGTTGCAGCAACGGCTGGGGGAGTGGGAGAGCACGGGGGTTCCTGTCCAGGTGGATGTGGTGACCCCGGAGTCTGACCCACTCAACTATGACCACATCGTCACGCCTGGTTACTGCTGA